A single region of the Procambarus clarkii isolate CNS0578487 chromosome 59, FALCON_Pclarkii_2.0, whole genome shotgun sequence genome encodes:
- the LOC138353720 gene encoding uncharacterized protein — translation MASTKPKSTGSAPEEMSSNFLLYFRSYTSHKGHVTRQLNKCDQLVQSGATAKVLENLIETAKQKLQRTNEAADDYLRVLMQQNAEPDQLDTFHAEMEKFEEGTQDHLNRLTQALEKLQSDSVSQNILTTSETLQEVRLPTIDLLHFHGRDDENFECYWKTFDSLVNSKKSISKPNKFLYLQSTLEGEAKAVVEHLVPSDEDYDTAIQLLEVNYSNKEIAIANLYYKLRAIPTPDTTPEALQEFRLQVESLIKALVSKQMYLKQSGY, via the coding sequence ATGGCATCAACTAAGCCAAAATCCACAGGAAGTGCACCAGAAGAAATGTCCAGCAATTTCTTATTATATTTTAGATCATACACGAGTCACAAAGGCCATGTGACTAGACAGTTGAATAAGTGTGATCAGCTGGTACAATCAGGTGCCACAGCCAAAGTATTAGAAAATCTCATAGAGACGGCCAAGCAAAAGTTGCAAAGAACAAATGAGGCTGCAGATGACTATCTCAGAGTCCTCATGCAACAGAATGCTGAGCCAGATCAACTAGATACCTTCCATGCCGAGATGGAGAAGTTTGAGGAGGGTACCCAAGATCATCTAAATAGATTAACACAAGCTCTAGAAAAATTGCAGAGCGACTCAGTTTCTCAAAATATTCTAACCACAAGTGAAACACTCCAGGAAGTTCGTCTTCCTACAATTGATCTCCTTCACTTCCATGGTAGAGATGATGAGAATTTTGAATGCTATTGGAAAACGTTCGACTCCTTAGTAAACTCTAAGAAATCTATTAGCAAACCTAATAAATTCCTCTATTTGCAAAGTACCCTAGAGGGTGAAGCAAAAGCAGTTGTCGAACACCTAGTCCCTAGTGATGAGGACTACGATACTGCTATTCAGTTACTAGAAGTTAATTACAGCAATAAAGAAATTGCTATTGCTAATCTTTATTATAAGTTAAGAGCGATACCTACACCAGATACCACCCCTGAAGCTCTACAAGAATTTAGGCTCCAGGTAGAGTCTCTAATCAAAGCTCTGGTGTCAAAGCAGATGTACCTAAAGCAGAGTGGGTATTGA